In one Tachysurus vachellii isolate PV-2020 chromosome 24, HZAU_Pvac_v1, whole genome shotgun sequence genomic region, the following are encoded:
- the wu:fa56d06 gene encoding uncharacterized protein wu:fa56d06 isoform X1, with the protein MLKFLLLLISVAGFHARPLQYNDLRIQNGGWVLGAPQLVQDGQEYMGNSVPAKHPGQDKKKSEPQWEVVLAPVHKVKMQADMKQKVAPIEEHRQDTEPSKRLVVDLNTGLLKEYIVYNPVSNAEFRQGTQNSRITLVNIRTGQPLPQLSEMQRRAEPLSQYRQGTEYTEPTLMELRNPHMMRSMDKSNINKQEATHKSYNPVSNAEFRQGTQDSRVTLVNIRTGQRLPQLSEMQRRAEPLSQFRQGTEYSEPTLMELRNPHMMRSMDKSNINKQEATHKSYNPVSNAEFRQGTQDSRVTLVNIRTGQRLPQLSEMQRRAEPLSQYRQGTEYTEPTLMELRNPHMMRSMDKSNVNKQEATHKSYNPVSNAEFRQGTQDSRVTLVNIRTGQRLPQLSEMQRRAEPLSQYRQGTEYTEPTLMELRNPHMMRSMDKSNINKQEATHKSYNPASNAEFRQGTQDSRVTLVNIRTGQRLPQLSEMQRRAEPLSQYRQGTEYTEPTLMELRNPHMMRSMDKSNINKQEATHKSYNPVSNAEFRQGTQDSRVTLVNIRTGQQLPQLSEMQRRGEPFEFKQGTEFSLVSLMNLRRTKMTSVQDMETNEVFPEFKRGIEYSQAQRRHVMDQHRFQALGSNEVEISPDFEEFGHDAEFIHVNLIDRRFMGPSYVKQI; encoded by the exons ATGCTGAAATTTCTGTTGCTACTCATTTCTGTGGCTG gcTTTCATGCCAGACCTTTGCAATATAATGATCTTCGTATCCAAAATGGTGGATGGGTCCTAGGAGCTCCACAACTTGTACAAGATGGGCAAGAATACATGGGGAATTCTGTACCTGCTAAACACCCaggacaggacaaaaaaaagt CTGAACCTCAGTGGGAAGTTGTTCTTGCTCCAGTGCATAAAGTAAAGATGCAAGCTGATATGAAACAGAAAGTTGCTCCCATTGAGGAACACAGACAAGACACCGAACCATCTAAGCGTCTTGTGGTGGATCTCAACACTGGCTTGCTAAAAGAATACATCG TCTACAATCCTGTATCCAATGCTGAGTTCAGACAGGGCACGCAGAACTCTCGTATTACTCTGGTGAACATCAGAACAGGGCAACCGTTGCCTCAGCTATCAGAAATGCAGAGAAGAGCAGAACCAT TGTCTCAGTACAGACAAGGCACGGAGTACACTGAGCCAACCTTGATGGAGCTCAGGAACCCCCACATGATGAGGAGCATGGACAAATCCAACATTAACAAACAGGAAGCCACCCACAAATCCTACAATCCTGTATCCAATGCTGAGTTCAGACAGGGCACGCAGGACTCTCGTGTTACTCTGGTGAACATCAGAACAGGGCAACGGTTGCCTCAGCTATCAGAGATGCAGAGAAGAGCAGAACCAT TGTCTCAGTTCAGACAAGGCACGGAGTACAGTGAGCCAACCTTGATGGAGCTCAGGAACCCCCACATGATGAGGAGCATGGACAAATCCAACATTAACAAACAGGAAGCCACCCACAAATCCTACAATCCTGTATCCAATGCTGAGTTCAGACAGGGCACGCAGGACTCTCGTGTTACTCTGGTGAACATCAGAACAGGGCAACGGCTGCCTCAGCTATCAGAGATGCAGAGAAGAGCAGAACCAT TGTCTCAGTACAGACAAGGCACGGAGTACACTGAGCCAACCTTGATGGAGCTCAGGAACCCCCACATGATGAGGAGCATGGACAAATCCAACGTTAACAAACAGGAAGCCACCCACAAATCCTACAATCCTGTATCCAATGCTGAGTTCAGACAGGGCACGCAGGACTCTCGTGTTACTCTGGTGAACATCAGAACAGGGCAACGGCTGCCTCAGCTATCAGAGATGCAGAGAAGAGCAGAACCAT TGTCTCAGTACAGACAAGGCACGGAGTACACTGAGCCAACCTTGATGGAGCTCAGGAACCCCCACATGATGAGGAGCATGGACAAATCCAACATTAACAAACAGGAAGCCACCCACAAATCCTACAATCCTGCATCCAATGCTGAGTTCAGACAGGGCACGCAGGACTCTCGTGTTACTCTGGTGAACATCAGAACAGGGCAACGGCTGCCTCAGCTATCAGAGATGCAGAGAAGAGCAGAACCAT TGTCTCAGTACAGACAAGGCACGGAGTACACTGAGCCAACCTTGATGGAGCTCAGGAACCCCCACATGATGAGGAGCATGGACAAATCCAACATTAACAAACAGGAAGCCACCCACAAATCCTACAATCCTGTATCCAATGCTGAGTTCAGACAGGGCACGCAGGACTCTCGTGTTACTCTGGTGAACATCAGAACGGGGCAACAGTTGCCTCAGCTATCAGAGAtgcagaggagaggagaaccAT TTGAGTTCAAACAAGGCACTGAGTTCAGTCTTGTGAGCTTGATGAATCTTCGGAGGACAAAGATGACCTCTGTACAGGACATGGAAACCAACGAGG tGTTTCCTGAATTCAAACGTGGCATTGAATATTCACAAGCTCAAAGACGACACGTCATGGATCAACATCGTTTCCAAGCTCTAGGAAGTAATGAAG TGGAGATTTCTCCAGATTTTGAAGAGTTTGGACATGATGCGGAATTCATCCATGTCAATTTAATAGATAGACGATTCATGGGGCCTTCTTATGTGAAGCAAA TCTAA
- the wu:fa56d06 gene encoding uncharacterized protein wu:fa56d06 isoform X2, with amino-acid sequence MLKFLLLLISVAGFHARPLQYNDLRIQNGGWVLGAPQLVQDGQEYMGNSVPAKHPGQDKKKSEPQWEVVLAPVHKVKMQADMKQKVAPIEEHRQDTEPSKRLVVDLNTGLLKEYIVYNPVSNAEFRQGTQNSRITLVNIRTGQPLPQLSEMQRRAEPLSQFRQGTEYSEPTLMELRNPHMMRSMDKSNINKQEATHKSYNPVSNAEFRQGTQDSRVTLVNIRTGQRLPQLSEMQRRAEPLSQYRQGTEYTEPTLMELRNPHMMRSMDKSNVNKQEATHKSYNPVSNAEFRQGTQDSRVTLVNIRTGQRLPQLSEMQRRAEPLSQYRQGTEYTEPTLMELRNPHMMRSMDKSNINKQEATHKSYNPASNAEFRQGTQDSRVTLVNIRTGQRLPQLSEMQRRAEPLSQYRQGTEYTEPTLMELRNPHMMRSMDKSNINKQEATHKSYNPVSNAEFRQGTQDSRVTLVNIRTGQQLPQLSEMQRRGEPFEFKQGTEFSLVSLMNLRRTKMTSVQDMETNEVFPEFKRGIEYSQAQRRHVMDQHRFQALGSNEVEISPDFEEFGHDAEFIHVNLIDRRFMGPSYVKQI; translated from the exons ATGCTGAAATTTCTGTTGCTACTCATTTCTGTGGCTG gcTTTCATGCCAGACCTTTGCAATATAATGATCTTCGTATCCAAAATGGTGGATGGGTCCTAGGAGCTCCACAACTTGTACAAGATGGGCAAGAATACATGGGGAATTCTGTACCTGCTAAACACCCaggacaggacaaaaaaaagt CTGAACCTCAGTGGGAAGTTGTTCTTGCTCCAGTGCATAAAGTAAAGATGCAAGCTGATATGAAACAGAAAGTTGCTCCCATTGAGGAACACAGACAAGACACCGAACCATCTAAGCGTCTTGTGGTGGATCTCAACACTGGCTTGCTAAAAGAATACATCG TCTACAATCCTGTATCCAATGCTGAGTTCAGACAGGGCACGCAGAACTCTCGTATTACTCTGGTGAACATCAGAACAGGGCAACCGTTGCCTCAGCTATCAGAAATGCAGAGAAGAGCAGAACCAT TGTCTCAGTTCAGACAAGGCACGGAGTACAGTGAGCCAACCTTGATGGAGCTCAGGAACCCCCACATGATGAGGAGCATGGACAAATCCAACATTAACAAACAGGAAGCCACCCACAAATCCTACAATCCTGTATCCAATGCTGAGTTCAGACAGGGCACGCAGGACTCTCGTGTTACTCTGGTGAACATCAGAACAGGGCAACGGCTGCCTCAGCTATCAGAGATGCAGAGAAGAGCAGAACCAT TGTCTCAGTACAGACAAGGCACGGAGTACACTGAGCCAACCTTGATGGAGCTCAGGAACCCCCACATGATGAGGAGCATGGACAAATCCAACGTTAACAAACAGGAAGCCACCCACAAATCCTACAATCCTGTATCCAATGCTGAGTTCAGACAGGGCACGCAGGACTCTCGTGTTACTCTGGTGAACATCAGAACAGGGCAACGGCTGCCTCAGCTATCAGAGATGCAGAGAAGAGCAGAACCAT TGTCTCAGTACAGACAAGGCACGGAGTACACTGAGCCAACCTTGATGGAGCTCAGGAACCCCCACATGATGAGGAGCATGGACAAATCCAACATTAACAAACAGGAAGCCACCCACAAATCCTACAATCCTGCATCCAATGCTGAGTTCAGACAGGGCACGCAGGACTCTCGTGTTACTCTGGTGAACATCAGAACAGGGCAACGGCTGCCTCAGCTATCAGAGATGCAGAGAAGAGCAGAACCAT TGTCTCAGTACAGACAAGGCACGGAGTACACTGAGCCAACCTTGATGGAGCTCAGGAACCCCCACATGATGAGGAGCATGGACAAATCCAACATTAACAAACAGGAAGCCACCCACAAATCCTACAATCCTGTATCCAATGCTGAGTTCAGACAGGGCACGCAGGACTCTCGTGTTACTCTGGTGAACATCAGAACGGGGCAACAGTTGCCTCAGCTATCAGAGAtgcagaggagaggagaaccAT TTGAGTTCAAACAAGGCACTGAGTTCAGTCTTGTGAGCTTGATGAATCTTCGGAGGACAAAGATGACCTCTGTACAGGACATGGAAACCAACGAGG tGTTTCCTGAATTCAAACGTGGCATTGAATATTCACAAGCTCAAAGACGACACGTCATGGATCAACATCGTTTCCAAGCTCTAGGAAGTAATGAAG TGGAGATTTCTCCAGATTTTGAAGAGTTTGGACATGATGCGGAATTCATCCATGTCAATTTAATAGATAGACGATTCATGGGGCCTTCTTATGTGAAGCAAA TCTAA